From the Anaerolineales bacterium genome, one window contains:
- a CDS encoding methylmalonyl-CoA mutase, with translation MAAKSPKKSGKSRWEADTLQPALDKHPERKPAFETTSGLALPPLLSAEDLPPDTDLGYPGEFPFTRGVQPNMYRGRLWTMRQYAGYSSAAESNKRYRYLLEQGQSGLSVAFDLPTQIGYDADDPMALGEVGKVGVSISSLEDMQTLFDGIPLDKVSTSMTINAPAAVLLAMYVAVGKRQGVQPSQLRGTVQNDILKEYIARGTYIFPPGPSMRLITDLFRYCAQEVPRWNTISISGYHIREAGSTAAQEVAFTLANGIAYVQEALDAGLDLEAFAAQISFFFNAHNNFLEEVAKFRAARRLWARIMRGRFGAQSDAACKLRFHAQTAGSTLTAQQPQNNVARVTVQALAAVMGGAQSLHTNSMDEALWLPTEQAVRVALRTQQILAHETKAGDTVDPLGGSYALEYLTNAIEEQANGYLKEIEQRGGALAAIEAGYIQGEIQSAAYSFQQALESGEEIVVGVNAYTSQESLNLERLQIDPAIEAEQVQRLAALRARRSAARTAELLGQLENAARGHENLLPLFITCLENDITLGEICGCLRSLWGEYQPPATA, from the coding sequence ATGGCGGCAAAATCCCCCAAGAAATCGGGCAAATCGCGCTGGGAAGCGGACACTCTGCAGCCGGCGTTGGACAAGCACCCCGAACGCAAGCCGGCCTTCGAGACCACCAGCGGGCTGGCCCTGCCGCCGCTGCTGAGCGCCGAAGATCTGCCGCCAGACACCGACCTGGGCTACCCAGGCGAGTTCCCGTTCACGCGCGGCGTGCAGCCCAACATGTACCGGGGCCGTCTATGGACCATGCGCCAGTACGCCGGCTATTCCAGCGCAGCCGAATCCAACAAACGCTACCGCTACCTGCTGGAACAGGGCCAGTCCGGCCTCTCCGTGGCCTTTGACCTGCCCACCCAGATCGGCTACGATGCCGATGACCCGATGGCTCTGGGCGAGGTCGGCAAGGTCGGCGTCAGCATCTCCTCGCTGGAGGATATGCAGACCCTGTTTGACGGCATCCCGCTGGACAAGGTCTCCACCAGCATGACCATCAACGCCCCGGCGGCCGTGCTGCTGGCCATGTATGTGGCCGTAGGAAAACGCCAGGGCGTGCAACCCAGCCAGCTGCGCGGCACGGTGCAGAACGATATCCTCAAGGAATATATCGCCCGCGGCACTTACATCTTCCCGCCCGGGCCGTCCATGCGCCTGATCACCGACCTGTTCCGCTACTGCGCGCAGGAAGTGCCGCGCTGGAACACCATCAGCATTTCCGGTTACCACATCCGTGAGGCCGGCTCCACCGCCGCGCAGGAAGTGGCTTTCACCCTGGCCAACGGCATCGCCTATGTGCAAGAGGCCTTGGACGCCGGCCTGGACCTGGAGGCCTTTGCCGCCCAGATCTCGTTCTTTTTCAATGCGCACAACAATTTTCTGGAAGAAGTCGCCAAGTTCCGCGCCGCCCGCCGGCTGTGGGCGCGCATCATGCGCGGCCGCTTCGGCGCCCAAAGCGACGCGGCCTGTAAGCTGCGTTTCCATGCCCAGACCGCCGGCTCCACCCTGACGGCGCAGCAGCCGCAGAACAACGTGGCCCGCGTCACCGTGCAGGCTCTGGCGGCGGTGATGGGCGGCGCCCAGTCGCTGCACACCAACAGCATGGACGAAGCCCTCTGGCTGCCCACCGAGCAGGCCGTGCGCGTCGCCCTGCGCACCCAGCAGATCCTGGCGCACGAGACCAAGGCCGGCGACACGGTCGACCCGCTGGGCGGCTCCTACGCGCTGGAGTATTTGACCAATGCGATTGAAGAGCAAGCCAACGGCTATTTGAAAGAGATCGAGCAGCGCGGCGGCGCCCTGGCCGCCATTGAGGCCGGCTACATCCAAGGCGAGATCCAGTCTGCCGCCTACAGCTTCCAGCAAGCGCTGGAGAGCGGCGAGGAGATCGTGGTCGGCGTCAACGCCTACACCAGCCAGGAAAGCCTGAACCTGGAACGCTTGCAGATCGACCCGGCCATTGAGGCTGAGCAGGTGCAGCGGCTGGCGGCCTTGCGTGCCCGGCGCTCTGCGGCCCGGACCGCAGAGCTGCTCGGTCAACTGGAGAACGCCGCCCGCGGCCACGAGAACCTGCTGCCGCTGTTCATCACCTGTTTGGAGAACGACATCACCTTGGGAGAGATCTGCGGATGTTTGCGCAGCCTGTGGGGCGAATACCAACCCCCCGCCACCGCTTAG
- the mce gene encoding methylmalonyl-CoA epimerase, which yields MPGFIKKIDHIAVVVDDISQALTFWQDTLGMQLSHMEDVPSEGSLVAFLPTGESEVELVQPTGQDNGVARFLKKHGPGMHHICFEVYDIQKTMAHLKEKQVRLINSEPIIGTGGKKIAFIHPESSYGVLVELYELSGKESEIRLDRARELAERVLSEGQTMANAAMEFLRNLREELGKDRRN from the coding sequence ATGCCGGGTTTTATCAAGAAGATTGACCACATCGCCGTCGTCGTGGACGACATCAGCCAGGCGCTGACCTTTTGGCAGGACACGCTGGGCATGCAACTTTCCCACATGGAGGACGTCCCCAGCGAAGGTTCGCTGGTGGCCTTTTTGCCCACCGGCGAAAGCGAAGTCGAGCTGGTGCAGCCCACCGGCCAAGATAACGGCGTGGCCCGTTTCCTTAAGAAGCACGGCCCCGGCATGCACCATATCTGCTTCGAGGTTTATGACATCCAGAAGACCATGGCACACCTCAAAGAAAAACAGGTGCGTCTGATCAACAGCGAACCGATCATCGGCACCGGCGGCAAGAAGATCGCCTTTATTCACCCAGAGAGCAGCTATGGCGTCCTGGTCGAACTTTACGAGCTTAGCGGCAAGGAAAGCGAAATCCGCCTGGACCGCGCCCGCGAACTGGCCGAGCGCGTGCTGAGCGAAGGGCAGACCATGGCCAACGCCGCCATGGAGTTTTTGCGCAATCTGCGCGAGGAACTGGGAAAAGACCGCCGCAATTAG
- a CDS encoding DMT family transporter has product MKTKDWLAFIGLSLAWGTSFFWIKIALEEVGPFLLVAYRILFGLLALALVLLWTRPQWPRDRRSYIAMLILGLTNTAVPFVLFSWAELHVDSAVASIFNSSMPLFTMVIAHVALSDDRLTRQRVLGLLVGFVGVVVLALRDTGGDVRMNLLAQGALLLAVLFYAGSTVFARQTTKGIAPTVQAFVPLVMADLVIWSAAQAAEAPLGLPQLPMTWVALLWMGVVGSCMAYLFYYYLLHSVGPTRLAMVTYMFPVVGVTMGVLFLNERLDASLIIGALLVLLSLYIVNRPARA; this is encoded by the coding sequence ATGAAAACAAAAGACTGGCTGGCATTTATCGGCCTCAGCCTCGCCTGGGGCACTTCGTTTTTTTGGATCAAGATCGCACTGGAAGAGGTAGGCCCGTTCCTGCTGGTGGCTTACCGCATCCTGTTTGGCCTGCTGGCTTTGGCCCTGGTGCTGCTGTGGACGCGGCCGCAGTGGCCGCGTGACCGGCGCAGTTACATCGCCATGCTGATCCTGGGCCTGACCAACACGGCCGTGCCCTTTGTGCTCTTCTCCTGGGCTGAGTTGCATGTCGACTCGGCGGTGGCTTCGATCTTCAACAGCAGCATGCCGCTGTTCACCATGGTGATCGCCCATGTGGCGCTGAGCGATGACCGCCTGACGCGCCAACGCGTGCTGGGCCTGCTGGTCGGCTTCGTGGGCGTGGTGGTGCTGGCCCTGCGGGATACAGGCGGGGACGTACGCATGAACCTGCTGGCCCAGGGCGCGCTCTTGCTGGCGGTGTTGTTTTACGCCGGCAGCACGGTCTTCGCCCGCCAGACCACCAAGGGCATTGCGCCGACCGTGCAGGCTTTTGTGCCGCTGGTGATGGCCGACCTGGTGATCTGGAGCGCGGCCCAGGCCGCCGAGGCGCCGCTGGGTTTGCCACAACTGCCCATGACCTGGGTGGCGCTGCTGTGGATGGGGGTGGTGGGCTCGTGCATGGCCTATCTCTTCTACTATTACCTGCTGCACTCGGTTGGGCCGACGCGCCTGGCGATGGTGACCTACATGTTCCCGGTGGTGGGCGTGACGATGGGAGTGCTGTTCCTCAACGAGCGCCTGGATGCTTCGCTGATCATCGGCGCGCTACTGGTGCTGCTTAGTTTGTATATCGTCAACCGGCCGGCCCGAGCCTGA
- a CDS encoding ABC transporter ATP-binding protein has product MSTPAFIKLTNLSKSYQEAGQSLHVLRQAQLEIAKGEFVALVGASGSGKSTLLNLLSGIDRADQGEIWVNGQKLSAMDESQRTLFRRQNIGFVFQFFNLLPTLTVRENVALPRELAGASAAEAAAKADELLQLVGLAERANTFPDRLSGGQQQRVAIARALVHSPQLVLADEPTGNLDEETGQQVMDLLETLTRQAGNNLFMATHNLEIAKRADRVLHLREGKLVE; this is encoded by the coding sequence ATGAGTACACCTGCTTTCATTAAGCTCACCAATCTATCCAAAAGTTATCAGGAAGCCGGGCAAAGCCTGCACGTGCTGCGCCAGGCCCAGTTGGAGATCGCCAAGGGCGAATTCGTCGCCCTGGTGGGTGCCAGCGGCAGCGGGAAAAGCACGCTGCTCAACCTGCTCAGCGGGATTGACCGCGCCGACCAGGGCGAGATCTGGGTCAACGGCCAAAAGTTGAGCGCCATGGACGAAAGCCAGCGCACCCTCTTCCGCCGCCAAAACATCGGCTTCGTCTTCCAATTCTTCAACCTGCTGCCCACCCTGACCGTGCGGGAAAACGTGGCCCTGCCGCGTGAGCTGGCTGGCGCCAGCGCGGCAGAGGCCGCCGCCAAAGCTGACGAACTGCTGCAGCTGGTCGGCCTGGCCGAGCGCGCCAACACCTTCCCAGACCGGCTCTCCGGCGGCCAGCAGCAGCGCGTGGCAATCGCCCGGGCACTGGTGCACAGCCCACAGTTGGTGCTGGCCGATGAACCCACCGGCAACCTGGACGAAGAGACCGGCCAACAGGTCATGGACCTGCTGGAGACGCTGACGCGCCAGGCCGGCAACAACCTGTTCATGGCCACGCACAACTTGGAAATTGCCAAGCGCGCCGACCGCGTGCTGCACCTGCGTGAAGGCAAGCTAGTGGAATGA
- a CDS encoding ABC transporter permease codes for MNAVPSRPPATLFKVAWRYLLSHPLQSLLMLLGITLGVAVAVSVDVANASAARAFDLSVDAVVGRSTHYISAGPTGIPEQDYVELRLAGLELPMAPVVSQLVTSPQMGDLPLQLLGVDPFAEEPFRDYLYDDQRQIDPALIGAFYTVPGAVMLSSDMAAAHGLATGDSIQLDVGGVLRPATIAGLLTPQDALDRRALEGLVLADISTVQEFSGRLGVLERVDLILPSGDAAALARLQAALPAGLDLQPAEGRSQAVEQMTGAFRTNLTALSLLGLVVGLFLIYNTMTFSVVQRRQSFGTLRALGVSSREVFILVLGEAMLVGLVGSALGILLGVVLGRGAVDQVAQTINDVFFTLTVREVSLPASSLVKGGLLGIVATLLAALVPAWEAAKSPPRRTMSRSQLELISTRLLGQAALLGALLALASGALLASVPLGLVGSFACTFGVTIGMALTTPWITRGLMPWLARLLGGLLGPLGRLAPREVSAATSRTSPAIAALMVAVAVSIGASLMVSSFRGAVIDWLDQILSNDVYGSVASASLSEPAVPINPHILAQLDSWPGVLAVHSLRNIEIDSPYGPLMVSANNNPNDGHEQIYVEKQGTEDEVWAAVQEGAVMISEPLANRLELGMGDVIELQTPGGLRAFPIAAVFRDYTSSRGNVTMWQPQYQTIWNDPSISAFSLLLETGTDPEAVVEELRQAFNATQFLNIRSNAGLRAETLEVFDRTFLISSALELITTAVAFVGVLSAMLALLLEKQRQMGVLKAIGMSLRQLWGLTLLETGLMGLVAGLLALPTGYFVAQILLQIINKRSFGWALDLRLTPQPFVEALLIAVAAALLAGLYPAHRASQRSAADAMRFD; via the coding sequence ATGAACGCAGTCCCCAGCCGGCCCCCGGCCACTCTGTTCAAAGTCGCCTGGCGCTACCTGCTCAGCCATCCGCTGCAAAGCCTGCTGATGCTGCTGGGTATCACGCTGGGCGTGGCCGTGGCGGTCAGCGTGGATGTGGCCAATGCCAGCGCCGCCCGCGCCTTTGACCTCAGCGTGGACGCCGTCGTCGGCCGCAGCACGCATTACATTTCGGCCGGTCCCACCGGCATCCCCGAACAAGACTATGTGGAATTGCGCCTGGCCGGCCTGGAACTGCCCATGGCCCCAGTGGTCAGCCAGTTGGTCACCTCGCCACAGATGGGCGACCTGCCGCTGCAGCTGCTGGGCGTGGACCCCTTTGCCGAAGAACCTTTCCGTGATTATTTGTATGACGACCAACGCCAGATCGACCCAGCGTTGATCGGCGCCTTCTACACTGTGCCTGGGGCGGTCATGCTCTCCAGCGACATGGCCGCCGCTCACGGCCTGGCGACCGGCGACAGCATTCAACTAGACGTGGGCGGCGTGCTGCGCCCGGCAACTATCGCCGGGCTGCTCACGCCGCAAGACGCCCTGGACCGCCGCGCCTTGGAAGGCCTGGTGCTGGCGGACATCTCCACCGTCCAGGAGTTCAGCGGCCGGCTGGGTGTGCTGGAGCGCGTGGATCTGATCCTGCCCAGCGGCGACGCAGCCGCCCTGGCCCGCCTGCAAGCCGCCCTGCCCGCCGGGCTGGACCTGCAGCCCGCCGAAGGCCGCAGCCAAGCTGTAGAACAGATGACAGGAGCCTTCCGCACCAACCTCACCGCGCTCAGTCTGCTGGGCCTGGTGGTCGGCCTCTTCCTGATCTACAACACCATGACCTTTTCCGTGGTGCAGCGCCGTCAAAGCTTTGGCACGCTACGCGCCCTGGGCGTCAGCAGCCGTGAAGTTTTCATCCTGGTGCTGGGCGAGGCCATGCTGGTCGGCCTGGTGGGCTCCGCCCTCGGCATCCTGCTGGGCGTAGTGCTCGGCCGCGGCGCAGTGGACCAGGTCGCCCAGACCATCAATGACGTCTTTTTTACTCTCACCGTACGTGAGGTCAGCCTGCCGGCCAGCAGCCTGGTCAAAGGCGGCCTACTGGGCATCGTCGCCACGCTGCTGGCCGCCCTGGTGCCGGCCTGGGAGGCGGCCAAGTCGCCGCCGCGGCGCACCATGTCCCGTTCGCAGCTGGAGTTGATTTCCACCAGGCTCTTGGGCCAGGCTGCGCTGCTCGGCGCGCTGCTGGCCCTGGCCTCCGGCGCCCTGCTAGCCAGCGTGCCGCTGGGCCTAGTGGGCAGTTTCGCCTGCACCTTCGGGGTCACCATCGGCATGGCCCTCACCACGCCTTGGATCACGCGCGGGCTGATGCCCTGGCTGGCCCGCCTGCTGGGCGGGCTGTTGGGGCCGCTGGGCCGCCTGGCGCCGCGGGAGGTCTCGGCGGCCACCAGCCGCACTTCGCCGGCCATCGCCGCGCTGATGGTGGCCGTAGCGGTCAGCATCGGCGCCAGCCTGATGGTCAGCAGCTTCCGCGGCGCGGTGATCGACTGGCTGGACCAGATCCTCAGCAACGATGTCTACGGCTCGGTGGCCAGCGCTTCCCTCAGTGAACCGGCCGTGCCCATCAACCCGCACATCCTGGCCCAGCTGGACAGTTGGCCGGGCGTGCTGGCCGTGCACTCCCTGCGCAATATCGAGATCGATTCGCCCTACGGGCCGCTAATGGTCAGCGCCAATAACAATCCCAACGACGGGCATGAGCAGATCTATGTGGAAAAGCAGGGCACGGAAGACGAGGTCTGGGCCGCCGTGCAGGAAGGCGCTGTGATGATCTCGGAACCGCTGGCCAACCGTCTCGAACTGGGCATGGGCGATGTGATCGAACTGCAAACCCCGGGCGGGCTGCGCGCCTTCCCAATCGCGGCCGTGTTCCGAGATTACACCTCCAGCCGCGGCAATGTCACCATGTGGCAGCCGCAATACCAAACGATCTGGAACGACCCCTCCATCTCGGCTTTTTCACTGCTGCTGGAGACCGGCACAGACCCCGAAGCCGTGGTGGAAGAGCTGCGCCAGGCCTTCAACGCCACCCAATTCCTCAATATCCGCTCCAACGCCGGCCTGCGCGCCGAGACCCTGGAAGTCTTTGACCGCACGTTCCTGATCTCCAGCGCCCTGGAACTGATCACCACTGCCGTGGCCTTTGTCGGCGTGCTGAGCGCCATGCTGGCCCTGCTGCTGGAAAAGCAGCGCCAGATGGGCGTGCTCAAAGCGATCGGCATGAGCCTACGCCAGCTGTGGGGCTTGACCCTGCTGGAGACCGGGCTGATGGGCCTGGTGGCCGGGCTGCTGGCCCTGCCCACCGGCTATTTTGTCGCCCAAATCCTCTTGCAGATCATCAACAAGCGTTCCTTTGGCTGGGCCCTGGACCTGCGTCTGACCCCGCAACCCTTTGTGGAGGCTTTGCTGATCGCCGTGGCCGCTGCCTTACTGGCCGGGCTGTACCCGGCCCACCGGGCCAGCCAACGCAGCGCGGCCGATGCGATGCGCTTTGACTAA